From the genome of Canis lupus familiaris isolate Mischka breed German Shepherd chromosome 20, alternate assembly UU_Cfam_GSD_1.0, whole genome shotgun sequence:
cctttctgcctGGACAAGGCTAAGTTAATGTTGGTTGAGTACCTCTGCTGGGTACCAGGCACTGGGGTGAACAGGTCACATGCTTGACCACGTTTCACACTCAGAACTATCCTGCGAGTTGGCCCATTTGGCCAAACGTTTATTAAATGCAGGGCGTGTGCCAGGAACAGTTCGATTGCAGAAGACAAGCTGGGAACAAAACAGgcctgagggaggggagggagggcactgTGCGCTGTGGGGAAGGGCCCtccagcatgtgcaaaggtcctggggcagcaCCACACCTGGTGTGTTGGGGCAAAAGCAAGGTGCCCCATGTGTTGCAGAAGAATGCACGAAGGGGAGAGAGCTGCAGGAGGTGAGGACAAAGAGAAAGCGGGACCTCGTGGGCCATAGTGAGGAGCCCGGAAGGTAAATCGAGGCCCAAGGGTGGCAAGTGGCTGAGGCGTCTCAGCAGAACAGAGATCTGAACTGTACTTCCTGGGTGGAAGCAGGAGGCCGTGTGAGCACGCAGGCAGGGCCTTGGGGACGTGGGATGGCCCAAGAACCCTCagcctggtgggggtgggagctgtGGGCAGAGGCCGCCTGGTGCTCTTAGCGGGGGAAAGGTGCTGGGCCCAGGGCCCACGCTGGGCCGGGCCGGCTGCACGTGACCGCCcagggccctcccccagcccgCTGGCCGCCTGCCTCTGCTGCCGGGCCCGCGCCTGCCCCAGACCCTATAAGGCCTGGTAGCCGAGAGCTGAGCCGGCTGCCAGCTGTGCGCCTGTGGCTCCGAGGGACCCTCACACGCCCCAGGTGAGCCACGCCAGCGTGCAGCTGGGACTGGGGGTGTGGTCGGGGGGCTGCGTGgggtgggaggcctgggggtccCGACTCACACGCCCTCTCGGCCCCCCTTCCAGCTGCTTACAGTATCATTACCATGTCAGCTCAGGATGAAGGAGGCCGGGATCCTCCCAAACCCAAGGGCAAGGTAAGGGGGGGTGTGGGAGGGGGAGATCCCTGGTGGGGCCCGGGAGCCCCCAGACCCTTGGGAAGGTGACCTCATGGTACTGGGGTCTGGAAGGGCTTCCCGGGGAGGACGGGAAGGCGCCCAGAGCCATGGCACTCTTCCCTCCTGTCCCAAGCTGGAGGGTGAAGGAGTGGGGAGCTCGGGCAACCCTCGGCTCCTtccttactgtgtgaccttgaaccaGCCATGGGcgtctctgggtctcagtttccctttctgtgAAGTGGGGGCGGTGGAGGGAAAAGGTCTTTGGGGCCCTGGGGGATGGTCTTCTCAGCTGTCTATGGGAGGCAGGCTGACTCTGCCCATTGCccaggcaaggaaactgagactcagagcgCTAACAGTCCCTGCTGGGGTCACGCAGGAGCCCAGGGCTGTCTGATGCTTTCCCCCGCCTTGCCCCAAGGCCTGGCCCTGCCAacgctgccccctgccccctgtaGATCCTGGGGAGCTTCCTGGGGTCCTTGCCTGGCTTCAGTTCTGCCCGGAACCTGATGGCCAGCGCCCACGGTTCGGCGAAAGAGGCCCGGCCCGCCGCCGATCCGGCAGGTGCTTCTGCCCAGCCCGGGAATGACGGTGAGTGGACAGCGCCACGGAGGTGGGGGCTCTGGAGGCGGGTCCCTGGAGGAAAGCTCCCAGCAGGGGCTTCTGGCCATTTGGGGGTGGCTCTTATGGGCCAGAGTCATCTCAATAGACGCTGCAGGCTGGCATGCTCATTTGGTgccagatgtggaaactgaggcatcaGTATGGCCGGTGAGTGGCCCAAAGCAGCATAAGCAGCAACAGTGGGGTTGTGAACACAGCCTGTCTCCCAGCGACGATGTCTCCTACCTTCTCAGCCCCTCCCgtcccccaccccattcctgaCGCACCACGGGCCAGGGTCTGGGTGTTCCCCGTGTCTGAGCTCACTGACGGTTTTCATCCCGGTTCCCAGAGAGACACTGGCTTCCAGGGGTCACACGGGGCGGGGGGTTCTCCGCCCtgctggggcagccctggggatgcAGAGGGCGGGTGCAGGggagcctggggcgggggcggctccTGGACCGGGCCTCACTCTGGGCCCGGAGCCCTGGGCAGCTGACTTCTGCTCCACATACCTGGCCCGACGGGCAGCAGGCAGCtgcggcaggggcggggcgggccccgATCGTCTTCCCGCGATGCCCCTGGGGGGAGTGTCCAGCACCCAGGCACAGAAAAGCTCCAGAGAACTTCTGCTCCAGGAGCCCAAGGAGCTCCAGGACTCAGGGTCAGACTGAGCCAGACCCATGGCTGTCCCTGGCAGGGTGGCTGGGACATTCCTGACCTTTCAGGCTGTGCCCACCGGTTGCGCAACGGGCACGGGGGTGGCTGACGCCGGCCCACATCCCTTGCCCTTCCTGGTGGCCTGACCAGCTCCTTGTCCCCGCAGCAGCCACCGCCTTGGAGCAGACGGCCAGCGGGGAGAAGCTGCTGCCACCTTCGGACAAGGTGAGAGGTGCTGGGAGAGCCTCGTGGCTCCCACCTCCTCCTGGGGGCCCTCCTAGGATGTTCGGGTGCCTGCCCCCTGAGGGGCTGTGCTGTCACAGGCCAAGGAGGGGGCAGATAGCCTGGTGTGTCCCGCTGTGGGATTCCAGCCATTGCTGCCCCTCAGCGCTTCTGTtgccacatctgtgaaatgggagcgGCACTGCCTTACCTCCGAGCACGGGCCCCAGagagcgcccccgcccccccagcaccATGGGACGGAGAACACTGGTAACTCACCGTGTGTCAGGCTTTGGGCCACGTGCTTTCTGGGCGCCGCTTGCTAGTTAATCGGCCCTGTGAGGGAGGAGTGCAGTACCCTGCACAacagctgaggcacagagaaggcgAGCCAcctgccaaaggtcacacagcaaggcgTGGTAGTGGTAGTGTGGTTCCTGAGCCTTGGGCGGTTGGAGGCTGCCGAGACGATGGGGACCCCCCGTGCTATCACATCCCCAAGGTCTGGCGGAGCGTAGGAACTGATGTCACGGCAAGGTGCCAGAGCCCTGTTACAACTGTCAGTGAGCACAAGCCCCTACCCTGGAGTCGTACTGCCGctcctctgccctcagctcagacAGACGGAAACGCAAAGGGTGAAGCACGCCACAGGCCCCCTGGCCCAGATTAAACCAGACCCTGGCACCCACACCCTGTTCCCTCCCCGCCGAGTCCCCACAGCCTCTCTACTCACATTAGTTGAGCACCTACTCCCTGCAAAGTGCCTCAGGCACCTTGACTCCGGTCCTCGGTCCTCCACAGTCCTCGGCGGAGGTGCTGTTTTAGCCACCGTGCCTTAGACAGAGCTCGGAGAGGGGGCTCGCCCGAGGTCACGcggcgggggctgggggagggggcacagagagctgagattcaaaccagGTCTCCGCAGGCATGGAGTCCAGATGCCCACTTGGGATGATGCGGGGCAGCAGGTGCTCACTCTGTGCCCCTCCGCCTCAGCACTGTGGCCGTTTGGAGCCAGATTGGGCTTGGTTGTGGGGCATCCCAGGGTTTGCACGGCATCCCCGGGCCTTGCTCGCTCCATGCCCGGAGCTCCCTGCCCGCCCAAGTCGAGGCAAACACAGATGTCCCCTGGAGGGCAGTATCGCACTGGTGGGGGAAACTGTACTGGCAGCTCTGAGGCCATCACGGCCCTTTGTTAGTTTAACTGACGAGAAAAACCGTCTTCTGGGACGTCAGAGATGATGAGAATCATtgacaggatcccaggactcaaaCCCAATGCTCGTCCCCGTCCTTTTGCaggttattattcttttttaaatgctgttaCTTGAATATACTCATTTTAACGAGCAATGTGGTCTCCCTGCTGTAACAGGGAAACCAGGTTCGAAATCTGCCAAAAGTAAAGAGTAGGCAGGGTGAACAACGATGTCATTCAGTGACAGGCACTGCCTGAGCCCAAGTCCAGGAGTCTTGGCAAGGGTTCTGGAGGTGTAGGGACCTGCCATCAGCAATGGGGACCTACTGAATCATGGGGAACCGTCTGGCACTAGGACAGGGCTCGTCGAGGCTGGGCCCTGGAAGGCCCTGGCTGGATAACAGTGTGCAGGGAAACTATGTCAGGGTGGGGAGTAAGGAGCAGGCTTTCTGGGGGACAGTCCCCATCCCTAAGGCACACTAGAAGTCAGGTTAGCTGAAGTCTGGGGTGCAAAGCATCTCCAGTGCTCCTGTTGATGACATGTGTCCTTTCTTATCAGATGATCTCTGGGGCAAAGGACCTTGTGTGCTCCAAGATGACCAAGACCAAGGGTGCCATCTCCTCCGGGATGGCCAACATGGTAGACACAGCTAAAGGTGTGGTGCAGGGAGGCCTAGGCATGACCCGGTCTGCACTCACGGGCACCAAGGAGACTGTAGCCGGTGGAGTCACCAGTGCAGTGAATGTGGCCAAGGACACTGTCCAGACTGGTCTGGACACCACCAAGACAGTCCTGACAGGCACCAAAGACACCGTGTGCACTGGGATGACTGGTGCCATGAACGTGGCCAAAGGAGCTGTCCAGACTGGAATGGACACATCAAAGGCTGTCCTGACAGGCACTAAAGACACTGTGTGTACTGGGATGACCGGTGCCATGAACGTGGCCAAAGGAGCTGTCCAAGGAGGTCTGGACACTTCAAAGGCCGTCCTGACTGGCACTAAAGATGCTGTGTCCACTGGGGTGACAGGGGCCATGAACATGGCCAAGGGCACTGTCCAGACTGGTCTGGACACCACCAAGACTGTCCTGACAGGCACCAAAGACACCGTGTGTACCGGGATGACTGGTGCCATGAACGTGGCCAAAGGAGCTGTCCAGGGAGGTCTGGACACTTCAAAGAGTATCCTAACTGGCACCAAAGATGCCGTGTCCACTGGCATGACAGGGGCAATGAACATGGCCAAGGGCACTGTCCAGACTGGTCTGGACACCACCAAGACTGTCCTGACTGGCACCAAAGACACCGTGTGTACCGGGATGACCGGTGCCATGAACGTGGCCAAAGGAGCTGTCCAGACTGGCTTGGACACGTCAAAAGCCGTCCTGACTGGCACCAAAGATGCCGTGTCCACTGGGGTGACAGGGGCCATGAACATGGCCAAGGGCACGGTCCAGACTGGTCTGGACACCACCAAGACTGTCCTGACAGGCACCAAAGACACCGTGGGTACTGGCATGACCGGTGCCATGAACGTGGCCAAAGGAGCTGTCCAGACTGGCTTGGACACGTCAAAAGCCGTCCTGACTGGCACCAAAGATGCCGTATCCACTGGGGTGACAGGGGCCATGGACATGGCCAAGGGCACTGTTCAGACTGGTCTGGACACCACCAAGACTGTCCTGACAGGCACCAAAGACACCGTGTGTACCGGGATGATCGGTGCCATGAACGTGGCCAAAGGAGCTGTCCAGACTGGCATGGACACATCAAAGGCCGTCCTGACTGGCACCAAAGATGCCGTATCCACTGGGGTGACAGGGGCCATGGACATGGCCAAGGGCACTGTTCAGACTGGTCTGGACACCACCAAGACTGTCCTGACAGGCACCAAAGACACCGTGTGTACCGGGATGACTGGTGCCATGAACATGGCCAAAGGAGCTGTCCAGACTGGCATGGACACATCAAAGGCTGTCCTGTCAGGCACCAAAGACACCTTATCTACTGGGCTCACCGGGGCACTGGGTGCAGCCAAGGGCACGGTCCAGACTGGTCTGGACACCACCAAGACTGTCCTGACAGGCACCAAAGACACCGTGTGTACTGGGATGACCGGTGCCATGAACGTGGCCAAAGGAGCTGTCCAGACTGGCATGGACACATCAAAGGCTGTCCTGTCAGGCACCAAAGATGCCGTATCCACTGGGGTGACAGGGGCCATGAACATGGCCAAGGGCGCTGTCCAGACTGGTCTAGACACCACCAAGACAGTCCTGACAGGCACCAAAGACACCGTGTGTACTGGGATGACCGGTGCCATGAACGTGGCCAAAGGAGCTGTCCAGGGAGGTCTGGACACATCAAAGGCCGTCCTGACTGGCACTAAAGATGCCGTGTCCACTGGGGTGACAGGAGCCATGAACATGGCCAAGGGCACTGTTCAGACTGGTCTGGACACCACCAAGACAGTCCTGACAGGCACCAAAGACACCGTGTGTACTGGGATGACCGGTGCCATGAACGTGGCCAAAGGAGCTGTCCAGACTGGCATGGACACATCAAAGGCCGTCCTGACTGGCACCAAAGACACCTTATCTACTGGGCTCACCGGGGCACTGGGTGTGGCCAAGGGCACTGTTCAGACTGGTCTGGACACCACCAAGACTGTCCTGACAGGCACCAAAGACACCGTGTGTACTGGGATGACCGGTGCCATGAACGTGGCCAAAGGAGCTGTCCAGACTGGCATGGACACATCAAAGGCCGTCCTGACTGGCACCAAAGATGCCGTGTCCACTGGGATGACCGGTGCCATGAATGTGGCCAAAGGAGCTGTCCAGGGAGGTCTGGACACATCAAAGGCCGTCCTGACTGGCACTAAAGATGCCGTGTCCACTGGGGTGACAGGAGCCATGAACATGGCCAAGGGCACTGTTCAGACTGGTCTGGACACCACCAAGACTGTCCTGACAGGCACCAAAGACACCGTGTGTACTGGGATGACCGGTGCCATGAACGTGGCCAAAGGAGCTGTCCAGACTGGCATGGACACATCAAAGGCTGTCCTGTCAGGCACCAAAGATGCCGTATCCACTGGGGTGACAGGGGCCATGAACATGGCCAAGGGCGCTGTCCAGACTGGTCTAGACACCACCAAGACAGTCCTGACAGGCACCAAAGACACCGTGTGTACTGGGATGACCGGTGCCATGAACGTGGCCAAAGGAGCTGTCCAGGGAGGTCTGGACACATCAAAGGCCGTCCTGACTGGCACTAAAGATGCCGTGTCCACTGGGGTGACAGGAGCCATGAACATGGCCAAGGGCACTGTTCAGACTGGTCTGGACACCACCAAGACAGTCCTGACAGGCACCAAAGACACCGTGTGTACTGGGATGACCGGTGCCATGAACGTGGCCAAAGGAGCTGTCCAGACTGGCATGGACACATCAAAGGCCGTCCTGACTGGCACCAAAGACACCTTATCTACTGGGCTCACCGGGGCACTGGGTGTGGCCAAGGGCACTGTTCAGACTGGTCTGGACACCACCAAGACTGTCCTGACAGGCACCAAAGACACCGTGTGTACTGGGATGACCGGTGCCATGAACGTGGCCAAAGGAGCTGTCCAGACTGGCATGGACACATCAAAGGCCGTCCTGACTGGCACCAAAGATGCCGTGTCCACTGGGATGACCGGTGCCATGAATGTGGCCAAAGGAGCTGTCCAGGGAGGTCTGGACACATCAAAGGCCGTCCTGACTGGCACTAAAGATGCCGTGTCCACTGGGGTGACAGGAGCCATGAACATGGCCAAGGGCACTGTTCAGACTGGTCTGGACACCACCAAGACTGTCCTGACAGGCACCAAAGACACCGTGTGTACTGGGATGACTGGTGCCATGAATGTGGCCAAAGGAGCTGTCCAGACTGGCATGGACACATCAAAGGCCGTCCTGACTGGCACCAAAGACACCTTATCTACTGGGCTCACCGGGGCACTGGGTGTGGCCAAGGGCACTGTTCAGACTGGTCTGGACACCACCAAGACTGTCCTGACAGGCACCAAAGACACCGTGTGTACTGGGATGACCGGTGCCATGAACGTGGCCAAAGGAGCTGTCCAGACTGGCATGGACACATCAAAGGCTGTCCTGTCAGGCACCAAAGATGCCGTGTCCACTGGGGTGACAGGGGCCATGAACATGGCCAAGGGCACTGTCCAGACTGGTCTAGACACCACCAAGACTGTCCTGACAGGCACCAAAGACACCGTGTGTACTGGGATGACTGGTGCCATGAATGTGGCCAAAGGAGCTGTCCAGGGAGGTCTGGACACTTCAAAGAGTATCGTGACTGGCACCAAAGATGCAGTGTCCACTGGGGTGACAGGGGCCATGGACATGGCCAAGGGAACCTTTCAGACTGGTCTGGACACCACCAAGACTGTCCTGACAGGCACCAAAGACACCGTGTGTACTGGCATGACCAGTGCCATGAACGTGGCCAAAGGAGCTGTCCAGACTGGCATGGACACATCAAAGGCCGTCCTGTCAGGCACCAAAGACACCTTATCTACTGGGCTCACCGGGGCACTGGGTGTGGCCAAGGGCACGGTCCAGACTGGTCTGGACACCACCAGGACTGTCCTGACAGGCACCAAAGACACCGTGTGTACTGGGATGACCGGTGCCATGAATGTGGCTAAAGGGGCTGTCCAGACTGGCTTGGACACGTCAAAAGCAGTCCTAACTGGTACAAAAGATACAGTGTCCACTGGGGTGACAGGGGCCATGAAAATGGCCAAGGGCACGGTCCAGACTGGTCTGGACACCACCAAGACTGTCCTGACAGGCACTAAAGACACTGTATGTACTGGGATGACCGGTGCCATGAACGTGGCCAAAGGAGCTGTCCAGGGAGGTCTGGACACTTCAAAGACTATCCTAACTGGCACCAAAGATGCCGTATCCACTGGGGTGACAGGGGCCATGAACATGGCCAAGGGCACTGTCCAGACTGGTCTGGACACCACCAAGACTGTCCTGGCAGGCACCAAAGACACCATGTGTACTGGGATGACTGGTGCCATGAATGTGGCCAAAGGAGCTGTCCAGGGAGGTCTGGACACTTCGAAGACTATCCTAACTGGCACCAAAGACACCCTATCTACTGGGCTCACTGGGGCATTGGGTGTAGCCAAGGGCACGGTCCAGACTGGTCTGGACACCACCAAGACAGTCCTGACAGGCACCAAAGAAACAGTTTCCACTGGACTCTCAGGAGCAGGGAGTGTGGCCAAAGGGGCAGTGCAGACCATCCAGAGTTGGTTACCAGGTACCCAGGATACCGTCTGGAGTGGACTCACCAGTTACAGTGGCCCAGACAaaggagggaaacaaaccatCCTGAGACCCCTGGAGGCTCTATCCTCTGGAGTAGCCAGTGCCCCAGACACCCTGTGTGCAGGCCTGGACCTTGCCAGGGAAGCCACCGCTGTGGCAACATTCACTCAAGGGGCCTCGCCGGGCAGGGAGGATGCAGGGCCTGCAGCCACCACATGTGTCCCCGAAGGAGCCATGAGCTTTGCAATGCTCGGGGCTGAGCTGGGGAAACTGGGGGATATTTTCTACCCCATGGATGCCAAGGAGCAAGGTGAGAACCGCACAGCTGGGCCCCACTTCCCATGGGCCTGGCTTCTGTAAGACCCGAGCCCCGGATTCTCCAGGGGCCTCTCAGATTGAGTAATCCTGTCTTCCTTTCCAGCTCAGCTTGCTGCCTCcgaacctgggccaaaggtactCACGGCCGACCAGGGCAGCTACTTTGTGCGTCTGGGTGACCTAGCCCCTGGCTTCCGCCAGCGGGCTTTtgagcatgccctgagccacctgcAGCACCGCCAGTTCCAGGCCAGGGGCGCGCTGGCCCAGCTGGAGGACTCCTTCCAGGTGGTAAgagccttcctctccccctgGCACCTTCCTCAGATTATCTCCCCCTGAACCCCCAGGCACGTGCGGTGACCGGTAAGCATGTACGGCGCGAGGATCCACTGGCACAGGCCTTCCCCACGGCTGACAGCTAACACTTGTGCCGCTTCCGCTGCACCGGGAGCGCTGAGCTGCACAGTCCGGCAGCAGCAACCCGCAGTGGCTGAGGCAGGTGGTGAGGGACCCCTAGCTCTGAGGACCTCCAGGTTCCCGAGGTCATGGGTCATGGGTTTTAGATGTTCAGCTACATCAGCCCCACTTACACATGCAGTGAAGAGCCTGGCAATGCCGCCTGAATCAGGATCCCCGGGGTGTGCCCGCACAACTGTGTTTTTAATTGGTGCCCTGGGGGCTCCAGTGAGCCCCAGTTTGAAGACTATTGGTCCATTCCAGTGGGAACAGTCACAACAAGGATGATCAGGCCCCAGGGACGCTGGGACATTTGTAGCTGTCACAACTGCAGGAGAAGGTGCTTCTGACATCGAGGAGgtgaggccagggatgctgcccagcccccacccagcacccaggaCTGAGTGGTGGCCTGACCCAATGGGTTTTGCTAGGGCGTCACTCTGGCTGCTGATGGGAAAATGGGCTGGACCCAGGAGATCAGTGAGGTTTCCACAAAAATTATGGCAACTGTTGGATGGTGGGGccaccagggaggggcaggggcagcgagAGGCACCCATGTCCTCCTGGAAGTGCCTCCGAGGCAGGCTGACAAGGTCTACAGGTGGGCTCCATAGGAGCCATGGGAGGCATGAGAGAGAGGAACCCTAAGACATtttggagcttaaaaaaaaatttttttttgagtattttatttaagtaatgtctacacccaacagcccgctcgaactcacaactctgagatcaagagtcggccaGGCATCTCTGCTTGGGAGATTTTTAGCAGGGGACCCTGGGGGAGGTGCTGAGTGGGTTGAGGTGAACATGGAGAGTTTGATTTTGGATGGGGCACTGGAGCTGACCAGCAGGCCCCAGATGGGAGTTCCTGCAGGGTGAGCTGGGAGTCCACACCTGGCCCACACTCTGCCCACCCACCAGCTGCTGGGACAAGGGAGATTGTTTAactggtggtggggtggggaggctcctATGTGCCGGGGACTCAACAATCtaggaagaggggatccctgggtggctcagaggtttagagctacctttggcccagggcgtgatcctggagacctgggattgagtcccacatcgggctccctgcatggaccctgcttctctctctgcctgtgtctctgcctctctctgtatctcccatgaataaataaataaattaattaaaaaaaaaaaaacaatctaggAAGAAAAGCCGCCAAAAGAACTTCCACCCACGAGGCGGAGGGGGGTGGGTAGAtaaacagcaaggaaacaaacatccaACATCCACAGTAACTCAACAGAGATGTGCCTATAAGGAGAATAATGAAACCTGGCAGGGAGGGACTAGGGGCCACTGCActgggtggccagggaaggcctcacCTGGAGCCAAGACTGGATGGGCACCACATGAAAGGCCAGAGGAAGCATACTCCAGGCTGAACAGGCAGCATGTGCAAATGCTCTGAGGCAGAGGCATGTTGGAAGTGGTCAGAAGACAAAATGAGGCCAGTGTGTCCAGAGCGGAGCATGACAGAGTGTCAGTAGGAGATGAGGTCTGGGAAGTCCCAGGAAGCAGACCCTGTAGGCCATGGTGAGGAGCTAGATTGTATCCAAAGGGCACTGGGGAACCATGGAAGGATTTTGAACTGGGAACTGATGGTTTGTTATTTGGTCTCTGACAAGCCCAAAAAGAATATGGATTATTGTCTATCCTGGCACAGCTGGCTCTAAACTTGTGGCTTTTCCACCATGGAAAGGTCTGGACACAaggccccagggccagggccaggaatATCCCCAGGGCAGTGTGTGAAAGGACCCTGCTGAGAAGCTGTAATTTATCTTTCTAGATTGAAAAGGCCAAGCAGGCTCCAGAAGACCAGTCATGGCTGGACCAGAGTCCGAGCAGCAGACTGGAAGAAGGCATTCCCCAAGAGGTGTGTAACAGAGGGCCgcggctccctctcctccctcaacCCCAGCTTACCTCACCACCCCGTCTCCCACAGGTGCCGGACTCCGGGGCTCTGTCCAGGGCCTGCAGCCTCATCCAGCAGCTCCACGTGGCCTACAGCTCCCTGGCCTCCGGCCTCCAAGGCCTCCCCTCTGAGCTCCAGCAGCAGGTCGGGCGGGCGCGCCACAGCCTCTGTGAGCTCTACAGCCTCGTCTCCTCGGCCAGCTCCGTGGAAGAGCTGCCGGCAGAGCGCCTGGCCCAGAGCCGCggggctgtgtgccaggcatggcGGGAGCTGGAGCAGCTGCTGGAGAGTGTGCAGCACGGCCCACCGCTCTGTTGGCTGGTGGGGCCCTTTGCCCTGCACCCCACTGGGCAGCAGCTGTAGGTCCCTCCTGCCCACAGAGCCCTCTGCCGAGCCTTCTCTCCAGCCCCCACCAACTCCCTAAAGGCCGGACCCTACAGGCTGGTGCTGCCTGGCACCAGCAGGAGCACCAACTACTGGAGTTCGGCCGTGTGCACACCCAGCTCTGGCCCTACCTATGCCGTCTACCCTTTCCTCCCAAGGACCCCTGGGCCTTCTCCTGGCCTAGGGGCCCAGGGCTGCTATGACTGCTGACAGAGGGCCTTTGCCTGAAAGTCTCAACCAAGCACTCCAATTAGGAAAGAGAAGTGGAAACATGCCTAGGTCTAGAAGGTTCTCCATTCAGCAGCCTCCATTAGGAGCCCCTTTATCTTTGGGGCACCCCAGTCTGGGTCCATCCTGGGCTCCTGGAGCTTTGTCCTCACCCCAGAAGCATACACCCTGGCTCTCAGCAACCATGTTCTGTTATACCAGAAAGTACCAGAATATTACTGTCACCTGGCGGCAGGCTCCTACCGCCTCTGCTGATGCCCGGTGTGGCCGAGGGGCTCTGAGTGTGATGCTGCAGCAGCCACCAACTATGCCTATGCACTGGCCCAGCTGGGGGACCAGACTGGGGGGCCCTGCCGCCTCAGCGCATCCCCCTACCCCGCCCTGCGCTGATGTTTTGTGGTCCCAAAGGCCCCTGGGCTGAGGCTAAGGAAGGAGAGGGCTTCCccatggggtgggagtggggcccCAAGGGTAATGAGATAAAATATGCTCAACATGGTCCCACGCTCAGCCCAGGCTGGAGAATAGGGGCTAGGACGCCTGCAGCATCCCCTCCTTCCTGGCCACACTGTCCCCAAACGCCCAGGGAAGCCACGTGAGATGGATGGCACGTGGGGAAGCTGAGGTGCTCCCTCACTGGGCTTCACCTGTCCTCCAGCTGGGGAGAACCCTGTCAGGCAAGCCCTGCTTCCTGGAACCATATCCCACCTACAACTCCTGCATTAGGCCACCTCCCTCCCTTAAGGGGACTTGAGGTGCCTTCATACCACCCTCTTCTCAGAAATGACTGGGGGCTCCAAGCTCAGGACGAGAGGCCAGCCTTCCCCAAAGGGCTGCTGTTGGCTCCTGGGAGCCAGCGGTGGTGAAaccagcagggggcggggggggggggcaagtcaGAAAGCCCCTCAGGCTTGTCCCTCCTCAGTCTCCACCACAGGTGGAGGCGCTGGGCACACAGTCATTCACACAAACTGAGCACAGTGACTGGAGCTTATATCCAGCCAGACCAAACAGGGGATGCCAGGCCCAGGAAGTGCCACACTGCACCATGACCTCGGCTGAGATGGAGGCACTTGGCCAGGGGCAAGGTGGAGGACACACAGTGGACACCACCGTTTAACCAGCAACTGCCGTGTGCAGGTACCTGGCTGGGAGCTGCACACAGGTCTGTCTGCCGACCCTGGGttcactttacaggtgaggaatgAGAAGCTCAGAATGGGAGTgccacttgtccaaggtcacagagcaagacCTGCCCCCAACACTCACACCCTCTGAATGGCAAGGACAACGGCTAGCTCACAGCAACCCCGAAGCCTGAATGGCTTGAGTGCCCCTGAGCTGCTG
Proteins encoded in this window:
- the PLIN4 gene encoding perilipin-4 isoform X13, which produces MSAQDEGGRDPPKPKGKILGSFLGSLPGFSSARNLMASAHGSAKEARPAADPAGASAQPGNDAATALEQTASGEKLLPPSDKMISGAKDLVCSKMTKTKGAISSGMANMVDTAKGVVQGGLGMTRSALTGTKETVAGGVTSAVNVAKDTVQTGLDTTKTVLTGTKDTVCTGMTGAMNVAKGAVQTGMDTSKAVLTGTKDTVCTGMTGAMNVAKGAVQGGLDTSKAVLTGTKDAVSTGVTGAMNMAKGTVQTGLDTTKTVLTGTKDTVCTGMTGAMNVAKGAVQGGLDTSKSILTGTKDAVSTGMTGAMNMAKGTVQTGLDTTKTVLTGTKDTVCTGMTGAMNVAKGAVQTGLDTSKAVLTGTKDAVSTGVTGAMNMAKGTVQTGLDTTKTVLTGTKDTVGTGMTGAMNVAKGAVQTGLDTSKAVLTGTKDAVSTGVTGAMDMAKGTVQTGLDTTKTVLTGTKDTVCTGMIGAMNVAKGAVQTGMDTSKAVLTGTKDAVSTGVTGAMDMAKGTVQTGLDTTKTVLTGTKDTVCTGMTGAMNMAKGAVQTGMDTSKAVLSGTKDTLSTGLTGALGAAKGTVQTGLDTTKTVLTGTKDTVCTGMTGAMNVAKGAVQTGMDTSKAVLSGTKDAVSTGVTGAMNMAKGAVQTGLDTTKTVLTGTKDTVCTGMTGAMNVAKGAVQGGLDTSKAVLTGTKDAVSTGVTGAMNMAKGTVQTGLDTTKTVLTGTKDTVCTGMTGAMNVAKGAVQTGMDTSKAVLTGTKDTLSTGLTGALGVAKGTVQTGLDTTKTVLTGTKDTVCTGMTGAMNVAKGAVQTGMDTSKAVLSGTKDAVSTGVTGAMNMAKGAVQTGLDTTKTVLTGTKDTVCTGMTGAMNVAKGAVQGGLDTSKAVLTGTKDAVSTGVTGAMNMAKGTVQTGLDTTKTVLTGTKDTVCTGMTGAMNVAKGAVQTGMDTSKAVLTGTKDAVSTGVTGAMNMAKGTVQTGLDTTKTVLTGTKDTVCTGMTGAMNVAKGAVQTGMDTSKAVLTGTKDTLSTGLTGALGVAKGTVQTGLDTTKTVLTGTKDTVCTGMTGAMNVAKGAVQTGMDTSKAVLSGTKDAVSTGVTGAMNMAKGTVQTGLDTTKTVLTGTKDTVCTGMTGAMNVAKGAVQGGLDTSKSIVTGTKDAVSTGVTGAMDMAKGTFQTGLDTTKTVLTGTKDTVCTGMTSAMNVAKGAVQTGMDTSKAVLSGTKDTLSTGLTGALGVAKGTVQTGLDTTRTVLTGTKDTVCTGMTGAMNVAKGAVQTGLDTSKAVLTGTKDTVSTGVTGAMKMAKGTVQTGLDTTKTVLTGTKDTVCTGMTGAMNVAKGAVQGGLDTSKTILTGTKDAVSTGVTGAMNMAKGTVQTGLDTTKTVLAGTKDTMCTGMTGAMNVAKGAVQGGLDTSKTILTGTKDTLSTGLTGALGVAKGTVQTGLDTTKTVLTGTKETVSTGLSGAGSVAKGAVQTIQSWLPGTQDTVWSGLTSYSGPDKGGKQTILRPLEALSSGVASAPDTLCAGLDLAREATAVATFTQGASPGREDAGPAATTCVPEGAMSFAMLGAELGKLGDIFYPMDAKEQAQLAASEPGPKVLTADQGSYFVRLGDLAPGFRQRAFEHALSHLQHRQFQARGALAQLEDSFQVIEKAKQAPEDQSWLDQSPSSRLEEGIPQEVRNEKLRMGVPLVQGHRARPAPNTHTL